One part of the Phragmites australis chromosome 3, lpPhrAust1.1, whole genome shotgun sequence genome encodes these proteins:
- the LOC133913039 gene encoding protein NUCLEAR FUSION DEFECTIVE 4-like: MVFGNRATGGVPGGGAGTMRFALHVLRGRWFMFFASILIMAAAGGTYIFGIYSKAIKTSLGYDQQTLNTLSFFKDVGANVGILPGLINEVTPPWVVLACGAGMNLVGYLMIYLAVSGRTARPPVWLMCLYIAIGANSQSFANTGALVTAVKNFPEDRGVVLGLLKGFVGLSGAIFTQLYRAIYGTDNDGAELVLLMAWLPAAISLLFIPTIRIMPRNAAAGPARGERKVFFYFLYASIVLAVYLLVMNVVELEVLGFSKPAYYVTATVLLLLIFFPIVIVVKKELKTYLQPPSPTTATSIVTITVNEKTTHPSAPHEPPEPVAADKAPTCFQDVFRPPTRGEDYTILQALFSVDMLVLFVATICGIGGTLTAIDNMGQIGQSLGYPQRSISTFVSLVSIWNYAGRVVAGFASEYVLARYKVPRPLVLTVVLLLSCVGHALIAFGVSNGLYAASVILGFCFGAQWPLLFAIISEVFGLKYYSTLYNFGAVASPVGSYILNVRITGRMYDREALRQGGRRGKDLTCIGVQCYKESFLIITGVTLLGALVSLVLVWRTRKFYRGDLYGRFREVGMVGARGADHGQGESSSNGASVTKDASDETVNNGNKV; this comes from the coding sequence ATGGTGTTCGGCAACCGCGCCACGGGTGGAgtccccggcggcggcgcgggcacGATGCGGTTCGCGCTGCACGTCCTGCGCGGGCGTTGGTTCATGTTCTTCGCATCGATACTGATcatggcggcggccggcggcacgTACATCTTTGGCATCTACTCCAAGGCGATCAAGACGTCGCTGGGCTACGACCAGCAGACGCTCAACACGCTCAGCTTCTTCAAGGACGTCGGTGCCAACGTCGGCATCCTGCCGGGGCTCATCAACGAGGTCACCCCGCCGTGGGTGGTGCTGGCGTGCGGCGCAGGCATGAACCTGGTCGGCTACCTCATGATCTACCTAGCCGTCTCTGGGCGCACGGCGCGGCCGCCCGTGTGGCTCATGTGCCTGTACATCGCCATCGGCGCCAACTCGCAGTCGTTCGCCAACACCGGCGCGCTCGTCACCGCCGTCAAGAACTTCCCCGAGGACCGCGGCGTCGTGCTCGGCCTGCTCAAAGGCTTCGTCGGCCTCAGCGGCGCCATCTTCACGCAGCTCTACCGCGCAATCTACGGCACCGACAACGACGGCGCGGAGCTGGTGCTACTCATGGCGTGGCTCCCCGCCGCCATATCGCTGCTCTTCATCCCCACCATCCGCATCATGCCGCGGAATGCCGCCGCCGGGCCGGCGAGAGGGGAGCGCAAGGTCTTCTTCTACTTCCTCTACGCCTCCATCGTCCTCGCCGTCTACCTCCTCGTCATGAACGTCGTCGAGCTGGAGGTGCTCGGCTTCTCTAAGCCCGCTTACTACGTCACGGCCaccgtgctcctcctcctcatcttcttcccGATCGTCATCGTCGTCAAGAAAGAGCTCAAGACCTACCTGCAGCCACCGTCACCAACGACCGCGACCTCCATAGTGACGATCACGGTCAACGAGAAGACGACGCATCCATCCGCGCCCCACGAGCCACCGGAACCCGTGGCCGCCGATAAGGCGCCGACATGCTTCCAAGACGTGTTCAGGCCGCCGACGAGGGGGGAGGACTACACCATCCTGCAGGCCCTGTTCAGCGTGGACATGCTTGTCCTCTTCGTGGCCACCATCTGCGGAATCGGCGGCACGCTGACGGCGATCGACAACATGGGCCAGATCGGCCAGTCGCTGGGCTACCCTCAGCGCAGCATCTCCACGTTCGTCTCCCTCGTGAGCATCTGGAACTACGCCGGCCGCGTGGTGGCCGGCTTCGCCTCCGAGTACGTCCTGGCCCGGTACAAGGTGCCCCGCCCTCTCGTTCTCACCGTGGTGCTCCTCCTGTCGTGCGTCGGCCACGCGCTCATCGCCTTCGGCGTGAGCAACGGCCTCTACGCGGCGTCGGTGATCCTCGGGTTCTGCTTCGGCGCGCAGTGGCCGCTGCTGTTCGCCATCATCTCGGAGGTGTTCGGGCTCAAGTACTACTCCACGCTTTACAACTTCGGCGCCGTGGCGAGCCCCGTAGGCTCCTACATCCTGAACGTGCGCATCACGGGGCGCATGTACGACCGCGAGGCGCTGCGTCAGGGCGGGCGCAGGGGCAAGGACCTGACGTGCATCGGGGTGCAGTGCTACAAGGAATCGTTCCTGATCATCACGGGCGTCACGTTGCTCGGCGCTCTCGTGTCGCTGGTGCTGGTGTGGAGGACGAGGAAGTTCTACAGGGGCGACCTCTACGGCAGGTTCAGGGAGGTCGGCATGGTCGGAGCCAGAGGAGCAGACCATGGGCAGGGAGAGAGCAGCAGCAACGGCGCCAGTGTCACCAAGGATGCTAGTGATGAGACCGTCAATAATGGCAATAAGGTCTGA